The Chanos chanos chromosome 9, fChaCha1.1, whole genome shotgun sequence genome includes the window tttttttttgctctttatgCTGCACTGGTTGGCCACCCCTGTCATACACTTTTGCGCTGGGCAATATGTGATCAGCTTacttatatgtgtgtctgtgtactgttTACAGAGACAGTAATCACCTGTTATGGATATGTCCACCGTTTGAACTGTGGTAAGATTGCAGTAATTAAATCCTACTCTGTTTTCTTAATTCTTTGCCTCTAAACAATCACTTTGTTACACTGCTATGCTAGGTCTGATACATGAGCAGTTTATTAGTTGAGTCAGATGTGGCCATACTAGTGTACAAATGTATAATTCTTTACCTGACACTTTACTGTTGACAGATAAAAAATTTACATATTCTTCATGCAGTTTGGCTATTTGTATAGTAATCTGCTTAATTAAACTGTACAGGTAAGGGTGGGAATTGCCACAGAGGCGATGATACGATACTCTCACGATATCTGGGCCACGATGCAGTATTATTACAATTCTTTCCATTTTATAATACAGGTAGTATTGCGATTTGATTCTGCGATACATTGCAATTTATTTCTCccataaattaataaaatgcattataatTGCTAAGGAAATAACACTCAACTCAATTCATCTCACTTGAATCTTCCCTTTTAATTCTGAGAACAAAATTATCTACTGTACTTTTTGTGAATAGTACAAAATACTAACCCAGTccttcactgaacacacacacatgaaatagGGTGTGGTTTTTCCCCATTTCACCTCCTCGCCTCCCGATAACTCCGGGTGGTGCCTTGTGAGCTGAGCCCTCAAGTTGGTCATATTTCCAGAGTATTTGATTTTCTGTATTCTGGAAGCCGAAATAAAGCCACACTCTGGACTTGAGAGCAGACAGTGCATTACATATAGGAGTCTCCGGAGCCATCTTGGCGACTCTGACTTCCTCTCCAATTTCCACTGTGATGCAAGAGAAGAATGAGGTCTTGCACCATCTAGTGTACTTCAGAAGCAGTGTTCAGAGTAGACATATgtaccaaaataaaaatatattacatgaattaaaaatgttatgaaataatATTGAATTAATAAATATCAATACTTGGCACCGCTGTGTCGATATAATATCGTGCTGAGAAATATTGCAATACTACACTGTATCGATTTTTTCTCCCACCTCTATGTACAAGTAATAATGATCatgtaaatatgaaacattattTACTTCTAATATGTAACATCCCTCTGTTAACAAATTTTGTCTCCagaggatggagtgataaaTGTACTGTCAACCACGTATGGAAGAACAGATGGGCAAATCTGCAGTTACAACAGACCTCAGGAGCAGCTCACCAACACAGACTGTTCCCAGTCGGTTCCACTCATCTCACAAATGTAAGTCATTTCTTTTCCTATTTCATAAAGACAAGTGAATCCTCACAACCTTTATATtgtcgctctttctctcttcttcttcttcttcttcttcgccttttctccttctttcctcctTCACCTAATGGATATGTAACATCAGTCTGCTCTTGACTGATTTGCAATCACAAATTGAATTTTCAAGATGACAGGatttttcacacacagctgacacactgtgtgaaaTTCAGTGTTCGCAAGAGGACAATTGGACACAATACTTTGCTATAATTGTCAAGTGATTTTACTGGAATATTCTGAAGAACTATTGGACAGCTAAACTCGTTTTCTTTGGGCACCCCAAGAAACCTTAATGTGAGGCATTGGTGCATCCAGTCTAAAATTATGTTGTGGTTTTTAATGCTGTACTGTACATATatgggggtatttcagaaagcagatttagtgaaaactcagagttactTAATAGTTATttagtagtaaacctcctaatagaagagccctgtttctttattctcttagcaaaacaaagccatagggctcttctattaggaggtttacttctttctctgagttaactaactgagttttcactaaacctgctttctgaaatacccccatGATCctatctgtttttttatttgtttgcctttcaatttaaaagaaatgtctgAGACTCTCAGGAGATAGCATACTAACACATAACTGCAATAAACCTTAAACAGTCTATGTcaaagttttaaatatttttgtcagtATTCCTAATTATTATTGTCTTagcttttaaatattttacatgtcaaaatgtcttttttaaagaatgatATATTTGTAATCTATTTTTTGGATGTGGTTACGACATTAATATGTCAAGGAATTGAAATGTGCTTTTATGTATATGAATGTTGTTGactgtaatgttaaataaataataactgtgttttcttcatctctcataGATGTGATGGAAGGAAAGAGTGTGAGACCAAtcctcacacattctctcttcctGATCCGTGTTTTGGGACCTACAAATATTTTACCACAAACTTTGAGTGCCTTCCAGCTCGTGAGTGAATGTTGGTCATTTACACAGTTCTCCATTCTCACTTGTTTCCAGAAACATTTGAACTGTCTAAGGATGGTAGACTGTACATAGCTGTTGGCTGTCTGTGTCTATCTCATTTCTCTCCGTCTGGCTTTCTTGTTCACTCCCTTTCTAATTGTCGATGTAGGAACGGGATTTAGTTCCAAATGCTTGACCATGATGTCCAATGGGAAAGTTTAGCTGTAGTTGCAGGATGATTCCTTGCTCTTGCACCACAGCTCACTCCACAGTGTTTAAGTGCAGTGTTTAACAGGTAGGTTTACACAGAGGAGATCCTTTAGGCCCTACGGAGATTAAGGTCATGGGTGGTACCAGCTACAAGGTTTCAGGGTCTGGAACAAGGAGTGACTAGACAGCTAGGTTGGTGACTCACTGGATTCAAGCCCGCTCTTAGCCTGGCCACGCTCCACCTCTCCTGACTATAACAGTGCCACCCACTGCTCATGGATAGAATTACTCAGCTACATATAAATTGGACTCGTTCCTGTTCTCATAGACTCCTTGTGAGGTTTTAAGTGTTTTGCATGATCTACTGAGCTGTTGTCTATTGATTCCATATCCATGCGTGTACAATCCTGGTCTGGTTAATGATATTCCAATTTAAATCttgtgttttggatttggtAACTGCCTTGTGTCATTGGTATTGTGGTTTTTGAATTCTGCCTGCAAATGGATCATCAGCTACCATCATCACAGTCAGCTTCAGTGTAGTCTGGTGCTCCATGACTTTCAAGGCCTGTAGTGTCTGAAACCGATGGAGAATCTGGCCCAAGTGTGGATGGAGATAATCTTAAGATTAGGAGAAATTACATGGTACTCTGTCTCCTTAATGCTTGTGTAGGATAATTTTCCATGACACTCAAACTGTCCTTTCTCCTTCCTCTAGGAGTCAGTGTAGCATGTGAGGGCGAATATAGCACACTGGACTGTGGTAAGTAATTCAGCTATTTAACTTAATCTAACAAAGCCTAACAGGTTTTAAGCTCAAAACTTTAATCTCAAAATTAAATTTTGATCTAAAAAATTATGAATATGGTTGCACCATACTGACATGACATCAAGATATTTTTCTTATACAGTGGCCTTGTATGCAAATCCCTATGGTGTTGAATAAGGTTTTTCTTTCAAGATATAGAACAATACAATACAcagtacagaacagaacaggtgTCATTAACTATACGTtgatataaaacacacattttataaaCTTTAAACTAAAGCATCTGAACTTGATACATCTATGATATCTGTGGTCATTAGTTTTCTTCAGGaaaccacacagaaaaccacaaaaaactTGTAATCCTCTTCTAGGTTCCGATGTGATACAGATCAACAGTGCAAATTATGGACGCACAGACAGCACAACCTGCACCCTTGGATGGCCAGCCCATCAAATATCTAACACCAACTGCTTTGCCCGCAACACTCTCAGTCTAATTGCTGAACAGTGAGCTAATTTACATGTGTATTCTTTGACAGCAGATAAATCACTCTTAATCACCACAGATTTTACTAAATAATGGATTATAATCTGACTGTGTgctcagtttcattttcctccTTCTTTTAAAGGTGTGATGGACAAAACAGCTGTAATGTGTATGCATCAAACAGTGTCTTTTCTGATCCATGTGTTCACATCTACAAGTACCTGCAAATCTCTTATTTCTGCATTCCACGTTCAATAAGTGAGTGCTTTTTAGCATACtgattctttctgtctttcttcttcctcttcttcttcctcttcttcttttcaaagaGATCTCAAATTCTAATCctctttctctaactctctctgcttatatgcttcttttttttctatgtaaCTTTCTTTTTGACAGTTAACCAGACACATGTAACCTGattttccttctcctctcctctgtagTGACGAGTGTGATCTGTGAACATCATACCAGGGTTTTGAGCTGTGGTGAGTGTGCTGCTCCTGTTGTCACAAGATGATGATACAATTTATTGTCTCTGGGAATcaaaatgtatattaaaaaaacatctcCTGTCTTAATGCTgatctgttttatctttttatctgttttatttttttttccttccagaaAACGGTCACATAAAGATCCAGTCTGCCAATTATGGGCGCACAGACTCTACAACCTGCTCTGGTGGAGTCCCCAGTAATCAACACACCAATACCAACTGCTATTCATCCAACTCTCTTGGAATTGTTTCTGCAAAGTCAGTTCATTCTCAGCCCTCAatataaaacaacataaaacataaaacatttacttGAAAGACTGCAAGAGATGCTTGCTTCTATCTATTctcacatctctttctcttgctctctctctcttgctcttgtttTGTATCTATACATAGCTGTGACGGGAAGACTCACTGCTCTCTGCGTGCGTCAAACAGTATCTTCTCTGACCCCTGTGTGGGAACCTTTAAGTACTTGGAGGTCATCTATTCCTGTTTAGTTCCATGGTAAAGCTCAGTCTTTTCGTAATGCACAAATACTGATATCTTAGGATGAAATAATTTGGACTTTATTAGGTTTCAGTCatgtggaaattaaaaaaaaataacgatgagaaagaacaaaaggaaagtTCAATTATGGCTCCGGATATAGGGAACTGTATTGACTGGGTTCAAACTTGTTTCTCCACAcatcatttttctgtgtaaaacagtTACTGCAGATTGTACATGATATAGGCTTGCGTTATTTAAGTAAAAGGGCTGTTTTTTACACTCTGGCATTTATGGGCTAGCCCAGGGTGATTCTAAGACACACAGTCTTTGATCCATTGTTTATTCATAAAGTATCTGACTAAGATTactatctgttttctttcacagagGAAACATGGAACACCATCCACCTGAACACACTGGCTCCATCCTCATTTTCCCATTAGTTTTTAGCTTTACTTTGTGGTACTgatcaacatgtttttttccagtctaACAAAGATTCAGTAAATAAGCAGACTTCCTAAACTTAAACTGAttgataaaaaatgaaaatgatagcATTATTGTGATTGGACTGTATTTTTGCTCCTCTCtactttca containing:
- the LOC115821428 gene encoding L-rhamnose-binding lectin CSL3-like, with the protein product MPPPPRCRPGRLSMPPMPKSVPACTSPFQQPVLCDVENPHSCTEDGVINVLSTTYGRTDGQICSYNRPQEQLTNTDCSQSVPLISQICDGRKECETNPHTFSLPDPCFGTYKYFTTNFECLPARVSVACEGEYSTLDCGSDVIQINSANYGRTDSTTCTLGWPAHQISNTNCFARNTLSLIAEQCDGQNSCNVYASNSVFSDPCVHIYKYLQISYFCIPRSIMTSVICEHHTRVLSCENGHIKIQSANYGRTDSTTCSGGVPSNQHTNTNCYSSNSLGIVSANCDGKTHCSLRASNSIFSDPCVGTFKYLEVIYSCLVPW